In Synechococcus sp. KORDI-52, one genomic interval encodes:
- a CDS encoding ferredoxin, with amino-acid sequence MADSSSHAFSAPARLQEQATGREPLLGGDIRDQAVWVDEAVCIGCRYCAHVAANTFVVEPHLGRSRAIRQDGDSTECIQEAIDTCPVDCIHWVPFESLEPLRQNLIRQNLQPRPQG; translated from the coding sequence CTGGCTGATTCTTCATCCCACGCCTTTTCCGCCCCCGCTCGCCTGCAGGAGCAGGCCACCGGGAGGGAACCGCTGCTCGGGGGTGACATACGAGATCAGGCGGTCTGGGTGGATGAAGCCGTCTGCATCGGTTGCCGCTACTGCGCCCACGTGGCGGCGAATACTTTTGTTGTTGAGCCGCATCTGGGACGCTCCAGGGCCATCCGACAGGACGGTGACTCCACCGAATGCATTCAGGAGGCCATCGACACCTGTCCTGTGGATTGCATTCACTGGGTTCCCTTTGAATCGTTGGAACCCCTGCGTCAAAACCTGATTCGCCAGAATCTTCAACCGCGTCCCCAGGGTTGA
- a CDS encoding methyltransferase, with the protein MAGGPVIHTDQVLERFSHAAPTYAGEARLQRAMAWRLAQLSRRCSIRRGLWADLGSGTGHLAAALEAAHPGQHVIRLDGSAAMLNSHPHGTRTLRHDLSRGLPDWPEPPQLLASSFVLHWLPDPAQQLRRWVDALPKGSWLALAVPVDGSFPQWQHAAREASQACTALAMPVREQLMAALPDGVMQRDECLSFTQQAAHPLQLLRSMSSIGASVTNGGRLLPGQWKAVFRAWPQADRSPGFALTWRIWVLMVKR; encoded by the coding sequence ATGGCTGGGGGCCCTGTGATACATACGGACCAGGTGCTGGAGCGCTTCAGTCACGCCGCGCCGACCTACGCGGGCGAGGCACGGCTGCAGCGGGCCATGGCCTGGCGCCTGGCCCAACTCAGCCGGCGCTGCTCCATCCGACGCGGCCTCTGGGCTGACCTCGGCAGCGGCACCGGTCATCTGGCCGCAGCCCTGGAAGCCGCTCACCCGGGGCAGCACGTGATCCGCCTTGACGGAAGTGCCGCCATGTTGAACAGCCACCCCCATGGAACACGCACCCTGCGGCATGACCTGAGCCGCGGGTTACCGGACTGGCCGGAGCCACCGCAACTGCTGGCCTCCAGCTTTGTTTTGCATTGGTTACCGGATCCAGCGCAACAGCTTCGGCGTTGGGTGGATGCACTGCCGAAGGGGAGCTGGCTGGCCCTGGCGGTGCCGGTGGATGGAAGTTTTCCGCAATGGCAGCACGCTGCCCGGGAAGCCAGCCAGGCCTGCACGGCCTTGGCCATGCCGGTGCGGGAGCAACTGATGGCAGCCCTGCCCGATGGCGTGATGCAACGGGACGAGTGCCTGAGCTTCACCCAACAGGCCGCCCATCCGTTGCAGCTGCTGCGATCCATGAGCAGCATTGGCGCCTCCGTCACCAACGGGGGCAGACTCTTGCCAGGCCAGTGGAAGGCCGTCTTCCGGGCTTGGCCCCAGGCCGACCGATCACCAGGGTTTGCCCTGACCTGGAGGATATGGGTCCTGATGGTGAAGCGATGA
- a CDS encoding DUF3143 domain-containing protein, whose protein sequence is MAALPPESTPLNQHSLPALEAWLQQLGAVRMDDNPCQWMLERSEWRALLQLEREDLKVIWHPGSLGAMVQCSLPYGLSRADVEAAIQAGP, encoded by the coding sequence ATGGCCGCCCTGCCCCCGGAGAGCACCCCGCTGAATCAGCACTCTCTCCCGGCGCTTGAGGCGTGGCTTCAGCAGCTGGGTGCCGTCCGCATGGACGACAACCCCTGCCAGTGGATGCTCGAGCGCTCTGAGTGGAGGGCGCTGTTGCAGCTCGAACGGGAGGACCTCAAAGTGATCTGGCACCCCGGTTCCCTTGGAGCGATGGTGCAGTGTTCGCTGCCCTATGGCCTCTCCAGGGCCGATGTTGAGGCGGCGATTCAGGCGGGTCCCTGA
- a CDS encoding DUF1257 domain-containing protein produces the protein MSHFSTVKTELRQLDPLVKALEDMGYAPDQGERPVRGYRGQTVTADLAIAVQDGGDIGFRWNSASQSYELVTDLDLWKQQIPVERFLSKLTQRYALNTVLAATTKEGFQVAEQTQTEDGSIELVVTRWDA, from the coding sequence ATGTCGCATTTCAGCACCGTCAAAACCGAACTGCGTCAGTTGGATCCTCTGGTGAAAGCCTTGGAAGACATGGGCTATGCCCCTGATCAGGGTGAGCGTCCCGTGCGCGGCTACCGCGGCCAGACTGTCACCGCTGACCTGGCCATTGCAGTGCAGGACGGTGGTGATATCGGTTTCCGCTGGAACAGCGCATCTCAGTCCTATGAGCTGGTCACCGACCTCGATCTGTGGAAGCAACAAATTCCCGTGGAACGGTTTCTCTCCAAGCTCACTCAGCGCTATGCCCTGAACACGGTTCTGGCTGCCACCACCAAGGAAGGATTTCAGGTTGCCGAGCAGACCCAAACGGAGGATGGTTCGATCGAACTCGTGGTTACCCGCTGGGACGCCTGA
- a CDS encoding high light inducible protein → MIEPTEIPKRRLPKYGFHTHTERLNGRLAMLGFIALMAVEIKLGHGLLIW, encoded by the coding sequence ATGATTGAGCCCACTGAGATTCCCAAGAGACGCCTGCCCAAATATGGGTTCCACACCCATACCGAGCGGCTGAATGGACGTCTGGCCATGCTTGGCTTCATCGCCCTGATGGCGGTGGAGATCAAGCTGGGCCACGGTTTGCTGATCTGGTGA
- a CDS encoding DUF2997 domain-containing protein, with the protein MPQKTIRFTIRPDGRVEEQVEGVAGEACQQLTEQVEAALGTVERQESTSEAFLKPEVQSQSLSAHLN; encoded by the coding sequence ATGCCCCAAAAGACCATTCGCTTCACCATCCGGCCTGATGGTCGTGTTGAAGAGCAGGTCGAGGGTGTTGCTGGTGAAGCGTGCCAGCAGCTCACTGAACAAGTGGAAGCTGCTCTTGGAACGGTTGAACGTCAGGAATCCACATCCGAAGCGTTTCTGAAGCCTGAGGTCCAGTCCCAGTCTCTCTCTGCTCATTTGAACTGA
- a CDS encoding aldo/keto reductase — MELPTRRFGRTELEIPLLSLGGMRFQQSWSDLPVDQITSASQTQLEATLKRAVDLGFHHVETARHYGSSERQLGWALPRTPDPSRLLQSKVPPRPDPDAFEAELELSLERLGCDRLDLLAIHGINLPEHLEQTLQPGGCMEVVRRWQADGRIGHVGFSTHGPTALIAQACDSGAFDYVNLHWYYIRQDNSPALDAARRQDMGVFIISPTDKGGHLHTPSQRLLELCAPLHPIVFNDLFCLQDQRVHTISVGAARPEDFDLHLKALKLLPDAAALIAPVDQRLRRVADEALGRDWMATWSVGLPPWHATPGEINLPVLLWLYNLLEAWDLESYVKARYGLLGSGGHWFAGANADGFDGEISAEELESVLQASPWRERIPDILRSLKHRLKGESQMRLSSV, encoded by the coding sequence ATGGAGCTTCCCACCCGCCGATTCGGCCGCACGGAGCTTGAGATCCCCCTGTTGTCTCTTGGGGGAATGCGCTTTCAGCAGAGCTGGAGCGACCTTCCTGTTGATCAGATCACGTCTGCATCGCAGACCCAGCTCGAGGCGACCCTGAAGCGCGCGGTGGATCTGGGCTTTCACCACGTGGAAACGGCCCGGCACTACGGCAGCTCCGAGCGTCAGCTGGGTTGGGCCCTGCCGCGCACACCCGACCCCTCTCGTCTGCTGCAGAGCAAGGTGCCTCCCCGGCCCGATCCCGACGCCTTCGAGGCGGAACTGGAGCTCAGTCTTGAGCGTCTGGGGTGTGACCGGTTGGATCTGCTGGCCATCCATGGCATCAACCTGCCGGAGCATCTCGAGCAGACCCTTCAGCCCGGAGGCTGCATGGAGGTGGTGCGCCGCTGGCAGGCGGATGGCCGCATCGGTCACGTGGGCTTTTCCACCCATGGCCCCACGGCGTTGATCGCCCAGGCCTGCGATTCCGGTGCCTTCGACTACGTGAACCTCCACTGGTACTACATCCGTCAGGACAACAGTCCCGCCTTGGATGCGGCCCGCCGTCAGGACATGGGGGTGTTCATCATCAGTCCCACTGACAAGGGCGGCCATCTGCACACGCCGTCCCAACGGTTGTTGGAGCTGTGTGCACCGCTGCATCCCATCGTCTTCAACGACCTGTTCTGTCTCCAGGATCAGCGGGTCCACACCATCAGTGTGGGAGCGGCACGGCCGGAGGATTTCGATCTTCACCTGAAGGCGCTGAAGCTCTTGCCGGATGCAGCGGCCTTGATTGCTCCGGTGGACCAACGGCTGCGGCGGGTGGCCGATGAAGCGCTTGGTCGCGACTGGATGGCCACCTGGTCCGTCGGGCTGCCTCCGTGGCATGCGACGCCTGGGGAGATCAACCTGCCGGTGCTGCTTTGGCTGTACAACCTTTTGGAGGCCTGGGATCTCGAGAGTTATGTCAAGGCCCGTTACGGGTTGCTCGGTTCCGGCGGCCACTGGTTCGCCGGGGCCAACGCCGATGGCTTTGATGGGGAGATCAGTGCCGAAGAGCTGGAGAGCGTCCTGCAGGCCAGCCCATGGCGCGAGCGCATCCCCGATATCCTGCGCAGCCTCAAACACCGGCTGAAGGGGGAATCCCAGATGCGCTTGTCGAGCGTCTGA
- the bioA gene encoding adenosylmethionine--8-amino-7-oxononanoate transaminase: MAKAAAAAMGSIRHPNLWPPFTQMASAASSQRVVSGDGALLIREQGEPLIDAISSWWVTLHGHAHPVLAKAIADQAARLEQVIFADFTHEPAEQLAVRLSGLCGLQRLFFSDNGSTAVEVALKIACQWWANRGQPRHQIVAFDGAYHGDTFGAMAVGERNLFSAPFEDKLFPVARVPWPATWWDDDAVESKESAALEVLERLLETPTAAVILEPLLQGAGGMAMVRPEFLRQVEARTRQAGALLIADEVLTGFGRCGDWFASRRAGIRPDLMALSKGLTGGCLPMGVTMASEAVFEAFVGDDPCLTLWHGHSFTANPLGCAAANASLDLLERNPAAFQQFEQRHRPHLERLARHRRVQHPRLTGTVAGFDLVVEGSSGYLNPAGPKLKRLAMENGVFLRPLGQVVYLLPPLCISDAQLERCYSVLERALDQL, encoded by the coding sequence ATGGCAAAAGCTGCCGCCGCTGCCATGGGGTCGATCCGCCATCCGAATCTGTGGCCCCCCTTCACCCAGATGGCCAGCGCAGCCAGCTCCCAACGGGTGGTGTCCGGAGACGGGGCTCTGCTGATCCGTGAACAGGGAGAGCCGCTGATTGATGCCATCAGCAGCTGGTGGGTCACCCTTCACGGCCATGCCCATCCGGTGTTGGCCAAGGCCATCGCCGATCAGGCCGCCCGTCTCGAGCAGGTGATTTTTGCCGACTTCACCCATGAGCCTGCAGAACAGCTGGCCGTACGCCTGAGCGGACTCTGTGGTCTGCAACGGCTGTTCTTCTCCGACAACGGATCCACTGCGGTGGAAGTGGCGCTCAAGATCGCCTGCCAGTGGTGGGCCAACCGGGGCCAACCGCGCCATCAGATCGTCGCCTTCGACGGGGCCTATCACGGCGACACCTTCGGAGCGATGGCCGTTGGTGAACGCAACCTGTTCAGCGCGCCTTTCGAAGACAAGCTCTTTCCCGTCGCCCGGGTTCCCTGGCCGGCCACCTGGTGGGATGACGATGCCGTGGAGTCCAAGGAATCGGCAGCACTCGAGGTGCTCGAGCGCCTGCTGGAGACACCGACAGCGGCGGTGATCCTCGAGCCGCTGCTGCAGGGGGCCGGCGGCATGGCCATGGTGCGTCCCGAGTTTCTGCGACAGGTGGAGGCACGCACCCGTCAGGCGGGAGCACTGCTGATCGCCGATGAAGTGCTGACCGGCTTCGGACGCTGCGGCGACTGGTTCGCCAGCCGGCGGGCAGGCATCCGGCCGGATCTGATGGCGCTGTCGAAAGGGTTAACAGGTGGCTGTCTGCCGATGGGCGTGACCATGGCCAGCGAAGCGGTGTTCGAAGCCTTCGTCGGTGACGACCCCTGCCTGACCCTCTGGCACGGCCACAGCTTCACGGCCAATCCGCTGGGCTGCGCCGCGGCCAACGCCAGCCTCGACCTGCTGGAGCGCAACCCCGCTGCCTTTCAACAGTTCGAACAACGGCATCGTCCGCACCTCGAACGGTTGGCTCGCCATCGGAGGGTGCAACATCCCCGGCTGACGGGGACAGTGGCCGGCTTCGACCTCGTTGTGGAGGGAAGCTCGGGTTACCTCAACCCGGCGGGGCCGAAGCTGAAACGGCTGGCGATGGAGAACGGCGTTTTCCTCCGCCCCCTGGGCCAGGTGGTCTATCTGCTGCCACCGCTCTGCATCAGCGATGCCCAGCTGGAACGATGCTATTCGGTACTGGAAAGGGCCCTAGATCAGCTCTGA
- a CDS encoding sodium:solute symporter family protein — protein MTAIDWLLLVAYLVLTLVLGLWLARRNSGEADYFVAGRRLNGWLAGASMAATTFSIDTPLYVAGLVGARGLAGNWEWWSFGLAHVAMAVVFAPLWRRSGVLTDAAFTELRYGGAAAAWLRGIKAFLLAVPVNCIGIGYAFLALRKVVEALGLVSGQPAALGLTDTVWLLMVVALLVMSYTVAGGLWAVVVTDLVQLVLALAGALAVAVAALHAAGGMSALLEKLQALQRPELLSLVPWTWDDAGFRWLQGSGISIPMFTAYIAVQWWSFRRSDGGGEFIQRMLATRDEQQARLAGWVFLVVNYLVRSWLWIVVALAALVLLPAGADLELGYPALAVQLLPPVALGLVVISLLAAFMSTVSTSVNWGASYLTHDLYQRFGRPSASPRELLLVGQLTTVLLLVLGVITALISDSIGAVFRLVIAIGSGPGVVLVLRWFWWRVNAAAELSAMLCGFFVGVFTSLVPLVRIEDYGVRIAVITGLSAVVWLAAMLRTPPESDAVLERFVRTVRPPGPGWSHLRQRFGVRPMESLPAMLRRFVLACGVLFGGLLGTGGFLLHQQWSGWIGLSVLIISVWQLRRRAAAYPS, from the coding sequence ATGACAGCAATCGACTGGCTGCTTCTCGTTGCCTACCTCGTTCTCACCCTGGTGTTGGGGTTGTGGCTGGCCCGCCGCAACAGCGGCGAGGCGGACTATTTCGTGGCAGGCCGTCGTCTGAACGGTTGGTTGGCCGGCGCCTCGATGGCCGCCACCACCTTCTCCATCGATACGCCCCTGTATGTCGCTGGCCTGGTGGGTGCCCGCGGGCTCGCGGGGAACTGGGAGTGGTGGAGCTTTGGTTTGGCCCACGTGGCCATGGCCGTTGTGTTTGCCCCCCTCTGGCGCCGCAGCGGTGTGCTTACCGACGCGGCCTTCACCGAGCTCCGCTACGGCGGAGCGGCGGCGGCTTGGTTGCGGGGCATCAAGGCCTTCCTGCTGGCCGTGCCGGTGAACTGCATCGGCATCGGGTATGCCTTCCTCGCCCTGCGCAAGGTGGTGGAAGCGCTGGGGCTGGTGTCGGGTCAACCCGCTGCACTGGGACTGACGGACACGGTCTGGCTCTTGATGGTCGTGGCTCTGCTGGTGATGAGTTATACCGTGGCCGGTGGCCTTTGGGCCGTCGTGGTCACCGATCTGGTCCAGCTTGTGCTGGCCTTGGCGGGTGCCCTGGCCGTGGCCGTCGCCGCTTTGCATGCCGCAGGTGGGATGTCGGCTCTGCTGGAGAAACTGCAGGCCCTGCAACGGCCAGAGCTTCTGTCTCTGGTTCCCTGGACCTGGGATGACGCGGGCTTTCGCTGGTTGCAGGGCAGTGGCATCAGCATCCCGATGTTCACGGCCTACATCGCTGTGCAGTGGTGGAGTTTCCGCCGCAGCGATGGGGGTGGCGAGTTCATCCAGCGCATGCTGGCCACCCGTGATGAGCAGCAGGCGCGGCTGGCGGGTTGGGTGTTTCTGGTGGTGAATTACCTCGTGCGCAGCTGGCTCTGGATCGTGGTCGCTCTGGCGGCCCTGGTGCTGTTGCCGGCCGGTGCTGATCTTGAGCTCGGCTATCCCGCTCTTGCTGTGCAGTTGCTGCCCCCCGTGGCGCTCGGCCTGGTGGTGATCTCTCTGTTGGCGGCATTCATGAGCACCGTAAGCACCTCGGTGAACTGGGGTGCCAGCTACCTCACCCACGACCTGTATCAGCGCTTTGGACGTCCTTCTGCCAGCCCGCGTGAGCTGTTGCTGGTGGGGCAACTCACCACCGTGCTGCTGCTGGTTCTCGGAGTGATCACTGCCCTGATCAGCGACAGCATCGGTGCGGTGTTCCGTCTGGTGATCGCGATCGGGTCCGGGCCCGGTGTGGTTCTGGTGCTGCGCTGGTTCTGGTGGCGGGTCAATGCCGCGGCTGAGCTGTCGGCCATGCTCTGCGGTTTTTTTGTGGGCGTGTTCACCTCGCTGGTGCCCCTGGTTCGAATCGAGGATTACGGGGTTCGCATTGCGGTGATCACCGGCCTCTCCGCCGTGGTCTGGTTAGCGGCGATGCTGCGCACACCGCCGGAATCGGATGCCGTCCTCGAGCGGTTTGTGCGGACGGTTCGCCCCCCGGGCCCCGGTTGGTCACACCTGCGCCAGCGCTTCGGGGTCAGGCCGATGGAGTCGTTGCCTGCCATGCTGCGGCGTTTCGTGTTGGCCTGTGGTGTGCTGTTTGGCGGCCTGCTTGGTACCGGAGGCTTCCTGCTGCATCAACAGTGGAGTGGCTGGATCGGTCTCTCCGTGCTGATCATCTCGGTCTGGCAGTTGCGGCGGCGTGCCGCTGCTTATCCGTCTTAA
- the rsmG gene encoding 16S rRNA (guanine(527)-N(7))-methyltransferase RsmG, which translates to MAATAPEPVFWDALGWQPSPAQRDQLIALQGLLQTWNQRVNLTRLVDGDDFWVGQVFDSLWPLAEELQSADKPLNWIDVGTGGGFPGLAIAIALPQARVTLLDSVGRKTTAVEAMASSLGLADRVRVRTERIETTGRDGSFRSSFDRAVARAVAAAPVVAEYLVPLLKPEGQALLYRGQWTDTDAVPFNKSLHLLKARLLDVQHRQLPSDRGTRHLLRVQPTAPCPRSYPRAVGMPSRDPLGG; encoded by the coding sequence ATGGCCGCCACCGCGCCTGAGCCGGTGTTCTGGGACGCCCTGGGATGGCAGCCATCGCCCGCGCAGCGCGACCAACTGATCGCCCTTCAGGGCTTGCTGCAGACCTGGAACCAACGGGTCAACCTGACGCGCCTGGTGGACGGCGATGATTTCTGGGTGGGTCAGGTCTTCGACAGTCTCTGGCCGCTGGCGGAGGAACTCCAGTCAGCGGACAAGCCGCTGAATTGGATTGATGTGGGAACCGGAGGAGGCTTCCCAGGCCTCGCCATCGCCATTGCTCTGCCCCAGGCACGGGTGACCCTGCTGGATTCCGTCGGGCGCAAGACCACTGCCGTGGAGGCCATGGCCAGCAGCCTGGGGCTGGCCGATCGGGTGCGGGTCCGCACCGAGCGGATCGAAACCACAGGCCGCGATGGCAGCTTCCGCAGCAGCTTCGATCGGGCCGTGGCCCGGGCCGTGGCGGCAGCTCCTGTGGTGGCTGAATACCTCGTACCGCTTCTGAAGCCCGAGGGCCAGGCCCTGCTGTATCGGGGCCAGTGGACTGACACCGATGCCGTGCCGTTCAACAAGTCCCTACACCTGCTGAAGGCCCGTTTGCTGGACGTGCAACACCGGCAACTCCCCAGTGATCGCGGCACCCGGCATCTGCTGCGGGTGCAACCGACCGCCCCCTGCCCCCGCAGCTATCCAAGGGCTGTGGGAATGCCCAGCCGTGATCCCCTCGGGGGGTAA
- the rlmN gene encoding 23S rRNA (adenine(2503)-C(2))-methyltransferase RlmN encodes MTQALLGRSAAELQDWAVAQGQKPFRGRQLHDWIYAKGAHSLADITVFPKTWRTALLEGGIDVGRLKEVHRSVATDATTKLLLCTEDGETIETVGIPTDQRLTVCVSSQVGCPMACRFCATGKGGLQRSLQTHEIVDQVLSVREAMDRRPSHIVFMGMGEPLLNSDAVLEAIRCLNDDLGIGQRRITVSTVGVPKTLPQLAELAMQRLGRAQFTLAVSLHAPNQRLREELIPTAHAYPYDALLEDCRHYLEVTGRRVSFEYILLGELNDQPEHAAELADRVGGFQSHVNLIAYNPIEEEEFKRPTLQRIEAFRRVLERRGVAVSLRASRGLDQNAACGQLRRQRMNSSISGR; translated from the coding sequence GTGACCCAGGCTCTGCTGGGTCGCAGCGCGGCCGAGCTGCAGGACTGGGCCGTCGCCCAGGGGCAAAAGCCGTTCCGCGGCCGTCAGCTCCATGACTGGATCTATGCCAAGGGGGCCCATTCCCTTGCCGACATCACGGTCTTCCCCAAGACCTGGCGCACCGCTCTGCTCGAGGGCGGTATCGATGTGGGTCGCTTGAAGGAAGTGCATCGTTCGGTGGCCACGGATGCCACCACCAAATTGCTTCTCTGCACAGAAGACGGCGAGACCATCGAAACCGTCGGCATTCCCACCGATCAGCGGCTCACGGTTTGTGTGTCCAGCCAGGTGGGCTGTCCCATGGCCTGTCGCTTCTGTGCGACCGGCAAGGGGGGGCTACAGCGTTCACTCCAGACCCACGAGATCGTGGATCAGGTGCTGAGTGTGCGGGAGGCGATGGACCGACGTCCCTCCCACATCGTTTTTATGGGCATGGGTGAGCCCCTGTTGAACAGTGATGCTGTTTTGGAGGCGATCCGCTGTCTTAATGATGATCTCGGCATCGGCCAACGGCGCATCACCGTCAGCACGGTGGGTGTGCCAAAAACCCTGCCGCAACTGGCGGAACTGGCCATGCAGCGGTTGGGTCGCGCCCAGTTCACCCTTGCTGTGAGTCTCCATGCGCCCAACCAGCGGCTGCGCGAGGAGCTCATCCCTACGGCCCATGCCTACCCCTATGACGCTTTGCTTGAGGACTGCCGCCATTACCTCGAGGTGACCGGTCGGCGGGTGAGTTTCGAGTACATCCTTCTCGGTGAACTCAATGACCAGCCCGAGCACGCCGCAGAGCTGGCGGATCGTGTTGGTGGTTTTCAGAGCCATGTGAACCTGATCGCCTACAACCCGATCGAGGAGGAGGAGTTCAAGCGACCGACCCTTCAGCGGATTGAGGCCTTTCGTCGCGTTCTCGAGAGACGTGGTGTTGCTGTCAGCCTTAGGGCCAGTCGGGGGCTTGATCAAAATGCGGCCTGCGGACAGCTTCGCCGACAGCGGATGAACTCCAGCATCTCGGGCCGCTGA
- a CDS encoding J domain-containing protein, with product MKDRPFLVSEARPSHYERLGVRPGVDSETLRQAFRRRSKALHPDTTQLPPEQASVAFQQLKESYDVLLRQSQAPVNLGAPTASPSSPPQSQSRPDAWQGIGQRRPLSGGEWFSLVLLSIALLLSLVLGLGVALAQGRDWQVSPSWLADEQTQNTSVRSQPDGRPAPGEHPAESALSPGA from the coding sequence ATGAAGGACCGGCCGTTCCTTGTGTCCGAAGCCCGCCCCAGCCATTACGAACGGCTTGGCGTACGTCCGGGGGTCGACTCTGAAACCCTGCGACAGGCCTTTCGCCGCCGGTCCAAGGCCCTGCATCCCGACACCACGCAACTGCCGCCCGAGCAGGCCAGCGTGGCCTTTCAGCAGCTCAAGGAGTCCTACGACGTTCTGCTGCGCCAGAGCCAAGCTCCGGTCAACCTGGGGGCGCCGACTGCATCACCGTCATCGCCCCCGCAGAGCCAGTCCCGCCCGGATGCCTGGCAGGGCATCGGTCAACGACGGCCCCTCTCCGGCGGGGAATGGTTCTCACTGGTGCTGTTGAGCATCGCGCTGTTGCTCAGCCTGGTGCTGGGGTTGGGGGTGGCGCTTGCCCAGGGCCGCGACTGGCAGGTGTCACCGAGTTGGCTGGCGGATGAGCAGACTCAGAACACATCCGTGCGTTCGCAACCTGATGGCCGCCCTGCCCCCGGAGAGCACCCCGCTGAATCAGCACTCTCTCCCGGCGCTTGA
- a CDS encoding HEAT repeat domain-containing protein produces MTDDRSEKKDQGLSNLSVDPELLARELAAEDDVDPLDAIQPDDTEQDSSLEIARACDQGLLWLRGNHGERLQGLQVFCEHRDPRAIALLLPLLHNSCPVERMSAVYALGRNPSPPAVEPLLQLLQLDANAYVRKAAAWSLGNFPDAPVLNPLIRALQTDVAAVRLWCPGSLAEAGSRSPVKADPAAGQLLVSLRIDSEAVVRSNCIWALGRLMDQLVQPRQTEIVEALVSALLHDGEISVRDEARTALEQLEDPLVLERLQALIDDGFIM; encoded by the coding sequence ATGACTGACGATCGCAGCGAAAAGAAGGACCAGGGGCTGTCCAACCTTTCCGTGGATCCTGAGTTGCTGGCGCGTGAGCTGGCGGCGGAAGACGACGTGGATCCGCTTGATGCGATTCAACCTGACGACACCGAGCAGGATTCCTCCCTGGAGATCGCCCGGGCCTGTGACCAGGGTCTGCTCTGGTTGCGTGGCAACCATGGTGAACGGCTGCAGGGTCTGCAGGTGTTCTGTGAACACCGCGATCCCAGGGCCATTGCCTTGCTGCTGCCCTTACTCCACAACTCCTGTCCAGTGGAGCGGATGAGCGCCGTTTACGCCCTGGGCCGAAACCCATCTCCTCCTGCTGTTGAGCCGCTGTTGCAGCTGCTGCAGCTGGATGCCAATGCCTATGTCCGCAAAGCCGCGGCCTGGAGTCTCGGTAATTTCCCTGATGCACCGGTGCTCAATCCGCTGATCCGGGCGCTGCAGACGGATGTGGCTGCTGTTCGCCTCTGGTGTCCAGGTTCCCTGGCGGAGGCCGGCAGCCGTTCCCCTGTCAAAGCCGACCCGGCGGCAGGGCAATTGCTGGTGAGTCTGCGCATCGATAGTGAAGCGGTGGTGCGCAGCAACTGCATCTGGGCTTTGGGCCGTTTGATGGATCAGCTGGTGCAGCCGCGGCAAACCGAGATCGTTGAGGCCCTGGTAAGTGCCCTGCTCCATGACGGCGAGATCTCTGTGCGCGATGAGGCCAGAACAGCTCTTGAACAGCTGGAGGATCCGCTGGTGCTGGAACGCCTGCAGGCCCTGATCGACGACGGTTTCATCATGTAA
- the bioD gene encoding dethiobiotin synthase, producing MNGSVSRLVVCGTDTDVGKTVVSAWLVQGLQASYWKPVQSGLEGGGDRERVRQLLNLPPERMLPEAYAFQEPVSPHWASELDAKPLDPAQLAIPGHQGALVVETAGGLMVPLTRSWLQIDQLVEWQLPIVLVARSGLGTLNHTLLSLEALRHRNLTVLGLILNGPLHADNPATLEQFGDVPVLAQLPTQASLSATVLERLWHEQELTTTFRKALQRASR from the coding sequence ATGAACGGCAGTGTCAGTCGCCTGGTGGTGTGCGGAACCGACACGGACGTCGGCAAAACCGTGGTGAGTGCATGGCTCGTGCAGGGGCTTCAGGCCAGCTACTGGAAACCGGTGCAGAGCGGACTGGAGGGCGGCGGTGACCGCGAACGGGTGCGCCAACTGTTGAACCTTCCGCCGGAACGGATGCTGCCCGAGGCCTATGCCTTTCAAGAGCCGGTCTCCCCCCACTGGGCCTCCGAACTGGACGCCAAGCCGCTCGACCCCGCCCAACTCGCGATTCCCGGGCATCAGGGAGCTCTTGTGGTAGAGACAGCTGGAGGCCTAATGGTGCCCCTCACCCGCAGCTGGCTCCAGATCGATCAACTGGTGGAGTGGCAGTTGCCGATCGTGCTGGTGGCCCGCAGTGGGCTGGGCACCCTGAACCACACCCTGCTTAGCCTGGAAGCCTTGAGACACCGCAATCTCACGGTGCTGGGGCTGATCCTCAACGGCCCTCTCCATGCCGATAACCCAGCCACCCTCGAACAGTTCGGTGATGTCCCCGTTCTGGCGCAGCTTCCAACGCAGGCCTCGCTCTCAGCAACAGTTCTGGAGCGGCTTTGGCACGAGCAGGAGCTCACCACTACATTCCGAAAAGCGCTGCAGCGAGCATCCCGGTGA